In the genome of Streptomyces sp. NBC_00259, the window CCGATCCCGCAGACCCGTTCACAGCGTGAGCGGACTCAAAGTGCGTGAGCGCTGTTGACTCGGTTCACAGCCTCTGTTGTCATTGACGCATCGGTTCACGCAGTCCTCACAGCGCCCCGGAAGGTGCCACAGCCATGTCTCAGCCCATGTACGCCCCGCAGCAGCCGCAGCAGCCCCAGCGCGGCGGCCCCGAGAAGAAGCGCAACTGGTTCGCCCGCCACAAGGTGCTCACCGCTCTCGGCGCGGTCGTCGTGCTCGTCGCGATCGGCTCGGCCGCGGGCGGTGGCGAAGACTCGTCCTCCGGATCCACGGCGGCGGGCTCGTCGAAAGGCGCGGCCCAGGACGCCGCCAAGGGCACGGGCGACTCCAAGCCGAAGGAGGAGACGAAGAAGAAGGCCGCCGCGATCGAGGGGGACGGCGACTTCGAGGTCCCCGCGGACATCAAGCCCGGCCTGTACCGCACCAGCGGCAACGACGGCATGTGCTACTGGGAGCGCGCCAAGGACTCGAAGGGCGAGGTCGACTCGATCCTCGCCAACGACAACGTCAGCGGCACGAGCTACGTGACCCTCAAGCCCTCCGACAAGATCTTCAAGACCACCGGCTGCAAGGACTGGGAAGCCGTGGACGAGAAGGCCAAGGGCAGCCCGAAGTCCGAGATCAAGGGCGACGGCGGCATGTTCAAGGTGGGCGTCGACATCGCCCCCGGCACGTACAAGTCGACGGGCAACACGGACGACATGTGCTACTGGGAGCGCTCGAAGGACGCGGCCCACGGCATCGACTCGATCCTCGCGAACGAGAACGTGAAGGGGACGGCGATCGTGAAGATCGGCGCGAGCGACGGCTACTTCAAGACGACGAACTGCCAGGACTGGAAGAAGACCGGCTGACGCCGCCCACGGCCGCCCGCGGCCTTCCGCGGCCGCCCCACGGACCGCAGCGCGCTGCACTGCTGGCACGACCCCGCCGGCACGGCATCGCAGGAGCGACGCCGACGTCGCGATGCGCCCGAAACTCCCGAATCACCCGGTTCCGGAGGGCCATTCGCACGGATACCGGTCACCAAGTAGACCAAGTTTGAACCTCTTTGCCACTCATCCAGACTTTCACCACACATCCATCACATCCGGATGTACGCTCACCGCACGTTCGGACGCCATCTTCCGGACGCTGCACAACCCATGGGGAGGGTTCCTTGAAGCTCCGTCACGCCGCCTCGGCAACCGCTGTCGCCATCGCCGTCGCCGGTGGTCTGCTGACCGCCACTCCGGCCCAGGCCGCCGGTGGGGTGAGCATCTACCGCGTGTCCTACAACTCGCCGGGCTCCGACACCGGCTCCAACCCCTCGCTGAACGGCGAGTGGGTCCAGCTCTACAACTCCAGCTCGTCCGCGATCTCCATCCAGGGCTGGAAGCTGCGCGACGTCACCGGCTACACGTACACGTTCAGCGGCAAGATCGGCGCGAGGTCCTACATCAAGGTCCACACCGGCAAGGGCTCCAACACGGCCGGGTACCGCTACTGGGGACGCTCCTGGTACGTCTGGAACAACACGGGCGACACGGCGTACCTGCGGAAGTCGACCGGCACGCTCGTCGACTCCTGCAAGTGGGGTTCGACGGGCTCCTCCAAGTACTGCTGAGACCGCGCCACTTCCGCCCGGCACCACTTCCGCCCCGCACCGGGCCGCGCCGCACTCCGGCCGGCCCGGTCCGGGCTCCGGGGCCGGGGCCACCGCGCGGCGGCCACCAGAGGTGATGCCACGATGCGGGGATGGGAAATCTCTACCAGTACTTCCGCGCACCGGACGACGCGACGGCACTGGTCACGTTCGCGCCGGGCCCGGCCGGCATCGGCCTGGAGCCGCTCGACGTGTCCGGGATGGACCCGTATCTGATGCTCGGCGCCGCGGAAGCCCTGCTCGTCGGCCGGCTCTTCGAGGATGTGGCCGCCCAGCCGCGCTTCAACCACCTGCTCAGCGATCCCGACGCTGACAGCACGTGGGTCGTGACACTCACCGACCAACTGCGTGACGCCCTCGCCGAAGCATCGACCGAGCGCCTGGCCGAGGTCGCCGTGATCTGGTCCCGGGCCGAGGAGCTCGACGGATCCGGCGACCCCGATTCCCTGGCCGGCTTCCTGGAACAGCTGGCCCGCATCGCCCGGGAGGCACGGGAGCAGAGGAACGGCCTCTACTGCTGGATGTCACTGTGACCGGCCACCGACAGCCTCAGCCGTCGACGGGCCTGTCGCCCTTGTGCGCTGCGTAGAACTCGGCCTGGCGCGCCATGATCTCCCGCATCGACGTACCGCGCGGGACGCCGTAGACCGTCCCCGGGAAGTCCATCCCGCGCTGCTTCTCCCACAGTTCGTCGTGCCGGTCCGGCGAGAACAGCTCCGCCGGGTCGCCGGCGGCGATCCAGCCGATGGGCACGACGGTTCCCGGCTCCAGCCGCGAATTGACGTGCAGCACGCTGTTGATCCGCAGCTCGGACCCCGCCCCGGCCACGGCTCCCGGGAACATCGCCACCCCCGTCGCCACGAAGACCTCGTCCTCCACCGTCGCCCCGTTGATGTGCGCGTGCGGCCCGATGAGCACGGCGTCCCCCAGCGCCGCCGGATGCTTCGCCCGCCCCCGGACGAGCGCGTTCTCCATCACCACCACATCCGCCCCCGTCCGCACCTCGCCGTCCTCTGCGGTGAGCACGGCGCCGTGCAGGACGCGTGCGCGCTCACCGAGAACGACGGCGCCGCACAGGACGGCGGAGGGGGCGACGTACGCGGACTCGGGGACGACGGGCCGCTTGCCCCGGTGCTCGTACAACATGGCACCCACCTTCGCACCCTCCGACCGCCGGGAGACATCTCCCGGGCCCGGACCGGCGGCTCAATTCCCTCTGGCATGGTTCATGGGTGGCGTATCCCGGGTCCAGGACGAAGACAACGGATGTATGGCTGCTGCCCGAGGACACGATCCTCGTAGGGCGACACATCCGCGAACTGCTGCCCACGTCCGGGTGGCTGCGCAGGGGGGTATCCAGCGGCTGAACCTGATGACCGAACCACCCAACTTCCCGGTGAACCCCTAGAACAAGGTGTCGCCGAGGGCCTCGACCGATTCGTCAACTGCCTCGTCGGGCTGCTTCTCCTCGGACGGAAGAGCGCTGCGCTCACGGCCCGAGCGAATGCTCACACACTCCACATCCACTTCGGGTTCCCCTGGAGCCGTCGTGTACAACTCGACACCGAGCCCCACCATCACGGCGCCGGAGTCGTCCAACGCGACCTCGACTCCCTGTGCACGCAGATCGGAGACAACGTCACCGAATGGGCGGCCGGCCAGGACGACACCGGAGTACGTGACCCCTGCTCTCGCGGTGGCCTCGATGAACTCGAGAGCGTCCGACCGGTCGAAATCAAGAAGCAATCCTGCCTCGAGGTAGTGATCGGTCTCCGGCGCACCAGGCGTTCGGAGAGATGAGCGGCACTCTCCCAGCCGCTCCCTCAGAGCGCTCCTGGACTCCCCGAACCCGACTGAGCCAGCCCACGCCAAGGGACGATTCCAGTCATCCGTCCTCCATCCCCGCCTTGCGACACCGGGCGAGGCCGTCGCCGCCTCGGACAGAGCCATTCCTGGCTCACCCCTCTTGGCGTACTCACAGTTCTCCTCTAGGACGTACATCCCAGCGAAGCCATGATCCAGTCCTCGGACAACGGGGCTTCCTGACGCACCCCGTTCACGACCCAGGAGCCATCCCATTCGACTTTCCAGACCTCCCCATGGAGGTTCTCGAATTCCACGAAACTCCCCGGGGCGCCGTCCAGGAGGTCGAGCTCCCGGAGCAGGACGTCGTGGGTCGTGAACCCTCGGTCCGGACCGATGCTGTCCCCAGCCGTCTTGGTGTTCTCGTACCGCATACGGAGATAGGGGACCGGCGGCCGGGACATGGTCGCCGGGCGCAGCATGTGCCGGAAGCGGTATTCCGCCTCGTCGAGCGTCTCGGTGCCGGAGAACTCGCATCGATAGGCGGGGAACACGGCGGTGACCACGTCGTTCAGGGCCTCGTTCCGCCCGATGTGGTAGCGGTGGACAGCGGGCGGGACGGCGGCCACGGAGTCGAACCCGTAGGACCCGTAGGTGAATCCGGGAAGCACCGTGAACGGCTCTGACTCCCGCCCCTCTCCGATGCGGTGCTCCCGTGAGAACTCGAGCACCGCCCTGACCAGACCCTCGTCGAAGTTGTCGCGGGTGTTCACCTGGTAGGCCCGGCTTCCCTCGGCGTCCACCGCCAGCGAGAAGACGAAGACCGGGATGGGTGACCATCGCCAGGCCTTGGGAAGACCAGGAAACTCATCGACGCCCTGATAGTCCGTCACGGCCCGTGCGATGTCCACCGCTACCATCTGGCTCTCCTATTCCCCTGCCTCTGACCAATTGGGGGCCTTTGTCCGCGCGGGACGCCGTAGGCCTTCCCTGGAAAGCCAGTCACAACGAAGGCTGTTCACTGCACGTTCAAGCGATGCGCGTGCGTGGGGTCGGCGGTACAGATGAAAACATGCAGAACACCGCCCCGCCCGACCGTGACCCTTGTGGGGATGTTGGCACCTGACACGTCCGACGTCGGCACATCCTCCAGAGGAATCCACGAGCGAGTTCCGTTGTCCCACTCCCTACTGTCGACGGAAAGCAGAAGTTCCATTCTCTCCCCGCACTCGCAGGTCATCTCGACCGGCCCGGTGGACGGCCAGCCCGGAAAGCCGCCGACCTTCCACCCAGGAGCAATGGAGAGGTCGGACTGATAAAGGATCGAGTCCTCGTCCTGCTCGTCCTCGTCGCCCTCCCACTCGTAGATACGCTCCTGCAGCTCCTCGGGGAGCACCTCAGGAAACACGTGCTCCACCACCCGTTCGGGGTGCAGGACACAGGGCTCGGCCACGAAAGCGTCACTTCCCACCAGCAACGGCTCGGGCCGGTCGGCGAGTACGTCGGTCACTTCCGACGAGCGGCGCCAGCGCAGGTGCAGAGACAGCTCGTACCCACCGCCGTGCGCATCGAACGGGCACCAGAGGACTTGAAGCAGGTCACAGCCCTCCGGACCTGAGACGAGGCCGGGTACATCCCTACGATGAAGCTGCGCCAGCGGCAACAACGGGACCGGCTCGGTGTCCTTGAGGGAGGGTTCGCTGTGCGCTCCCTCCAGAGACGCCAGCAGTTGTCGTTCCTCTTCGTTCGGACCGGAGGGTGAACGCCGCCAAGCCTCGTCAAGAATCCGTCGGCGCAACCGCACATCGTCCAGCCTCTCGGCCCCCCGCGCGTGCGGCTCCGTACAGACGGGCCACGGTTCATCGGCCGGCCAAAGCAGTGGGCCACCCACCGAGCTCTCGGTCTCCCCTGGAGTCCCGGGGCGGGGATGAAGCCGAGTGGCCGTTCCTCGGTAGGCACTCAGATCCGGGAAGATCGCCTCGATGTCGACGGGCCGGGGCGGGGTCGTGCGCGGCATTTCGCCTCCTTTACATCTCGATCAAAAGACTAACGCCGTCGGCCCCGGCCCCGAAGACGGGGCCGGGGCCGACGGATCACTCATCAGGGAACTGCGGTGCGCACCCCCGAGGCGGGATTATCCACGCTCCCGCTCAGGCTGAATCCCCTATTGCCGACAGCCGAGATGTTCAGTCGGACGGGTATGGGATTCGTTCCATGATACTCAGGTTTCACTGAGTACTGGACGGTTTCTCCGGCATCGACTGCCTTATACACCTTCGACTCGAATTCGGCATACTGCTTCAGATTGCTCGGGTTCTGCGTCAAGGTGACGAGGTTCCACTTCGACAGCCGGCCCTTGCCGGGACCACCGAGTGTTCTCGCGAGGAGATGCCCCCGCGCCTCGTTGAACAGGTCGCCGTTTCCTCGCCAGCCCGGAGTCCAGCGGCTTCCGGCTTCGGTTCCCGTGTCCAGCTTGCTCTTTGTGATCTGCGCATCGATGCCCTGCGGGCGTCCGAGATCGTCCAGACCGTGATAGCGAACACTATTGTCCCCGCTGTACTGGTCCGGAGTCCGCTTGCTCTTGCGGGCGGCGCAGTTGTGGACCAGCAGAGCCGCGTCCCCGGCTTCCACGAAATAGGTGTGGAGGCCATCGACCGTGAGGTCGAACGTGATCTTACTGTCGGAGTACATGCGGGTGTTCACGACCTTGGCGGCAGAGCCGTCCGCGGTCTGGAACTGATCACCCGTCCGGAGGTCCTGAGCCCGCGTCCACGTCTTGTTCGTGGCGTTGTAGATCTGGTGAAGTGCCGTGGTCTCCAGGGCCCTGTGGCCGTCCTTGGTGCCAACGGTCACCCGAACGTAGTCCCGGTCGTGCGTGGTGACATGGACCTTGGTGACCTTGTGGACCTCCTTACCCTTCTTGCCGGGCTCTGCGGTCAGGACATGGTCACCGACCTTGACCTCCGAAATGGGCTTGGCGGAACCGTTGGCCAGGACGACCGGAGTGGCACTGGCGAAGCTGTGGCAACCGGCCTTGCCGGACGCCGCGCCGAAGACACCGCCCATGACCGCGCCGATGGCCGTGGCCTTGGCAGCGCCGCTGACGCTGCAGCCCTCCTCGCTACGCGCACAGTTGGTGCCGTACTCGACGACACCGGTCACCGCACCTTCCGTGGCTCCGTTCGCAGCTCCGGCCGCGCCACCGCGCACGGCGCTGCTGGAGACACCTCTGAGCAGACTCCCCACCGCGGATCCAGCCGCACCACCGGCCGCTCCTCCCAGAAGGCCGGTAACGCCACCGATGGCAGCCGCGCCGAGGAAACCGCCGACCGACTTGGGGCCGTCGCTCATCAGGTAACCCACGCCATTTGCCGCAGCACCTGCCAAAGCCGCGCAACCGAGTGCGCCGGCACCGGCTGTGATGGCTGTGCAGCCGGCGAAGACGGCGATGCCGACGGCGACCGACGCGATGGTCGAGGCGTGTTGCTTGACGAAGTTGGCTGTGGCCTTGGCTGCCTTCTTGACGGCTCTGCCGACCTTCTTGGCAGCCTTCACCACCTTCTTCGCCACGTGTTTGACGGCCTTGGCCACCTTCCGCACGGTCTTCTTGACGTGCTTGACGACCTTGTGGACGTAGCGTTTGACCCGCTTGTAGGTGCGTTTGACGTATCTCTTGACCTTGCGGACGCTGTCCCGCACGTACCGCACGGCCTTGCGGACCGCCCGGTGGGCCTTCCGGACCGCCTTCTTGACCGCCTTCTTGATCTTCTTGGCAGCCTTCCTGACGACCTTGGATACCTTCTTGACGGCCGCCTTGGTCTTCTTCCAGGCCGACTTGACTGCCTTCTTGACCTTCTTCTTGACCTTCTTGATCGCCTTGTCGATGAAGCTCGGCCAGTGACCGGTCGGGTCGGTCGCCGTCATCGGGTTGTCGTCCGCGTACGCGTAACGGTTCGCGGTGACCGATGTGGGCAGCGGGTCGAGACCCACCGTGTCGCGGCTGTTGAACTGGCCGGTCTGTGGCGAATACCAGCGTGCGGCCATGTTGACTTTGGCGGTCTCGGGATCGGTCCAGCCGGACTGGTAGCCCAGATTGCCCAGCATGCCCGTCGTCTCGAGGACCTTGCCGAACGGCGAGTAGGTCGTCGAGCCCGTCAGCGCCTCGGCGCTGTCCGTGAACTGACCGATCACGTCGTCGTGCAGGTCGGTGAGGACCAACGCCGACGACGCGGCCGTCTTCAGGCCGAGCAGCGAACCGTCCGCGTTGCGGCTGTAGGAGGTCACTCCGTCCGACGCCACATCGTTTCCGGCACCGCTGTACTGGAACGAGAAGAGAGCTGAGCCGGTCTCGTCCTTTGCGTTCAGCACGCGATCCAGACCGTCGTACGTGTACGTCCGGTCTCCTTCGCTGATGACACGGTTGAAGGCGTCGGCCTTCACCGAGGTCTGCTTCCCGTCCTCGGACGTCACCGAGCTCATCGTGCCGCGCGCGGTATAGGTGTACGTGCTGGATCCATCCGACGTGAGCCGGTTGCGGGCGTCGTACGTGTACGTGTCGCCCCCGACACGCGTCCGGTTGCCGGACCCGTCGTAGCCGTACTGCTCCGTCGTGGTCCCGTTGCTCCAGGACGACAGACGGTTCGCCCAGTCGTAGGTGTACGTGTTCGCGGCCGCGCCCGCGACACCGGTCGTCGTCTTCGACGTCTCGTTGCCGTTCTCGTCCCATCCGTAGGCGACGGAGGACAGCACCCTGCCGGTGAGCGAGGTCAGCTTGTCGCTGGTGACCCGCTCCAGCGCGTCGTACGAGAACGACCGCTTGGACTTGCCCGAGCCGTAGTCGACCGATGTCACATTGTTGTCGCGGTCGTAGCCGTAGGTCATCGTGGAGCCGGTGGCACCGTCATCGACCGTCTTCAAGCGGCCGGCGCTGTCGTACGCATAGCTCGCCGTGCCGGCGGCGTCGGTCCGCGAGGTCATCCCCCCGTCGCCGTTGTAGGCGAAGGAGGAAGCGCCCGAGGGGCCGAACGTCGACAGCAACAGACCACGGTCGTCGTAGGTGAAGGTGCTCTTCTCGTCGCCCGCACCTGCCACTGCTGTGATCCGGTCGTCGGAGTCGTACTCGTAGATGTGGTCGACCGTGGCGGCCTCCGCACCCGCACCGCTCTGCCGGATCAACCGCCCCTTGACGTCGTACTCCTGGGTAATGACGACGCCACCCGGGGAACGCTGTTCCTTGGGCTGCCCGTTGGCGTCGTACACCGTGGTGAAGGTGCGGTCCGCGGGGTCGGGATGAGCCGGTGTCGACGGCTCCGTCAGCGACTCGGGCAGCCCCCAGGTGTTGTAGGTGGTGATGAACGGATTCCCGCGTCCGTCGGTGAAGCGCGTTCGGTTGCCCGCCGCGTCGTAGCCGAAGGTCGTCGTGATCGACTCAGTCGCCGAGACGGGTTGCACCGCCTTGGTGACGAGTCCCGTGGCATCCGCCGTAAAGCTGGTGGTGTGTCCGCGATAGTCGGTCACCGTCAGCGGGTTGCCCGCACGGTCGTAAGTGGAGCTCATGGTCCGCAGCACCGCGCCGGTCGCGTCCAGATCGCTGGTGGAGACCAGCTGGCCGTAGCCGTCGTAGGTATTCCTGGTGCTGGTGCCGTCCGCATCCGTCGCAGTGAGGAGCTCACCGTCCATTTCGTAGGTGAACCGGCTGATGTTCCCGGCGGAGTCGGTAACCTCCGTGGTCTCGCCGAGGCCGTTGTACTTGTACGACTCCGTGACACCCATCGGGCTCACAGTCCGGGACAGCTCACCGCCCGGAGCGTTGTACTCGTTGGTCGCCGTGAACGCCCGCTGCGTCGGCTGGCGCACGATCTCCGTGCTGGTGACCGGACGTTCGAGGTAGTCCCAGGTGGACTCCTCGCGGGCACCGTTCGGCCGGGTCGCGGACAGCTGGTCGCCGTTCGTGTCGTACGTGTACTTCGTCGTACCGCCCCCCGGCTCGGTGACCGAAGCCAGATCGCCGAGCTGCGTGTACGTGTAGGTGGTGCGGTTGCCCAGCGGGTCGACCTCCGCCGTGACCTGGCCGAGCTTGTTGTACTCGTTCCAGGCTGTCGACCTGAGCGGCGTGGAGGTGCCGGGGGCCGTGTAGTCGGGCAGCGTCGTCGATGACTCTTGGCCCTCGGCGTCGTACGCCGTCACGGTGACGTTGCCGAGGGGGTCGGACGTCTCGGTCACCTCACCGAAGGTGTTGTAGCCCGTCATCGACACGGGGCGGACGGAAACCGGCGCCCCGCCGTTCTGCTCCGCATTGATGGCCGGATCGGTGATCGTGGTCTGCTGAGCGGATTCGTCGTACCCGTAGTCGGTGGCATTGCCGTTCTCATCCGTCACCGACAGCGGCAGACCCCGCTGGTCCAGCTTCCACGTCGTCGTCCGCACCGAACTGCCCGCCGCCGGCAGCGTCCCCCCGTTCACCGCGGACACCTGGGACGCGCTCAGCGCCTCCCCGTAGACCTGCACGTCCGCGATGCCGCCCGGCCAGAAGCCGTCGTACGCGCCCGCGTACTTGACCCGGCCGATCTGCAGCCGGCCGTTGGCCGACCAGACCGACGTACGGTCGTCGGTGCCCTGCAGGGCGCCGTTGACGTACAGCGAGATCTTGCCGGTCGACTGGTCGTAGACGGACGTCAGCTGGGTCCACTGGCCGGTCACCGGGGCAGCGGTGGAGTACACCAGCTGGTCCCCGAGCGCGCCCGAGGCGTCGTCCTTGGTCGGGAAGCGGACGGCCCACTTGTTCGTCGACTGGACGTAGCCCAGGTAGAAGCCCGAGTGGTAGGTGCCGTCCTGGCCGACCGCGGTGTAGTTCGACGCGGTCGAGTTCAGCTTGACCCATGCCGAGACGGTGAAGCTGCCGCTGGTGTCGACCGCGGAGGCTTCCGTCTGGCCGTAGGCGTTGGCCGTCCCGTTGAAGACCGCCGAGCCGCCCTTCTCGGTGGAGCGGGTGACCGCGCTGCCGAGCGTGATCCTGCGGTTGCCGCCGGAGGAGTCGTTGGCCGTCAGGCCGCTGGTCTCGTCGAGCTTCCAGCGCGCCACCGGAGCGGTGGTGCCGTCGTGCACCGTCTGGCCCGTGACGTTGCCGAGGTTGTCGTACGTCGTGTCCGACGTACTGACTTCACCGGTCGCCGGGTCGGTCTCCGTCTCCGAAATGGCGTTGTCGTCCGGGTCGTAGGAGACCTTCGTGGTGCGGTTCACACCGGTCGGGTCCAGCACGGACGACGTGACACGGTCGGACGCGTCCACCGCGAAGGTGCTGGTGGTCTGGCCGTCGTTGGTCACCTGCTTGATCAGGTTCCCGGCCATGTCGTACTCGTTGGACTGCTCGGTGAACTGCTTGCCGTTCGCCGGGTCCTTGCGCACCACGCTCGCCGACAGACCGTCGTCGGTGTACGTGTACGCCGTCACCCAGCCCATCGCGTCGGTGATCGACGCGAGCCGGCCGGCCGGGTCGTACGCCCGGGACTCCTGGACCAGCGTGGTCGGAGCCGACGGATTGTGCGGGTCGCCGGTGTAGTCGAGCAGGTTGGTGGTGAGCGGACGGCCTTCGGCGTCGAAGGTGTAGGTGTTGGCGTTCCCCGCGGGGTCGGTCTCCTTGACCTTGTTGCCGTAGACGTCGTACTCGAACGACGTGGTGTCGCCGCCCGGGTCCGTCCGTGTCGCCACACGGTTGTACGCGTCGTACGTCATCGACGTCACGCGTGAGGCGTCACCGCCGGTGAGGTCGGCGACGGTCTGCGAGGTGACGTTGCCGTCCGCGTCGAAGACCGTGGTCGACTTGGCCCGGTGCACCGCACCCGTCACGCGGTTGGTGACCGCGGGGCTGGTCTCGGTGGCGACCTGGTCGTTCTTGTCGTAGGTGAAGCTGGTGGTCAGCCCGCCGGGCTGGGCGTCCGATATCTCGGTCTCGGTGATCTTCCGGCCGAGTGCGTCGTACGTGTACGTCACCTTGGCGCCGTTGGCGTCGGTGATGTCGGCGAGGTCACCGTTGGCGAAGTAGACGTTCTTCGTCTTCCTGCCGCCCGGTGTGGTCACCGTGTCCACCAGGCCGGCCGGCGCCTTCGCCGTGCCGCCCTCCGCCGCCGGGGTGGCGGTGGTGGTGTACGTGGTCGAGGCCGTGCGGCCACCGGGATGACCGGCCACCGGCGGGGTGGACACCGAGAGGAGGTTGCCGCCCGCGTCGTAGCTGTAGCTGGTCAGATAGGTGTTGTCCGCCGGGCCGGAGGAACGGGCGTCCCGCTCGGTGAGGAGCAGGTCGTTCCGGGGGTCCATCGCGGGGAACGCCGTGGTCGCGTCCGGGTAGTACGTGTAGTACTCCGTGGCGCACTTGCCGGCCGCGGTGTCCTGGCAGTCGGTCTGGGAGACCGTGTTGCCGCGGATGTCGTGACCGGTGGTGCTGCGGTTGCCGTTGGCGTCGGTCACGGTGTGCATGAAGCCCGCCGTGTCGTAGCCGTACGTCGTCCGCTTGCCGTTGGTGTCGATCGCGGCCAGCAGACGGTTGCCCATCTCCGCGTCGTAGACGTACGTCAGCGTCTTGTCGGTCGGGTCGGTGAGCGTGACCGTGCGCACCGGAGCGACACCGGAGGACGCCTTGTACGCCGACCAGTGCTGCTCGACCTCGTCGGCGCTGAGCGGGTCCGAGTACACCGCGACTTCGGCGATGGAGCCGGTGAAGTAGCTGATGTCGCCCGGGGACTGGATCCACGACTTGGCGAAGCCCGCGCCGATGAAGGTGCGGCCGTTCGTCTGGTCCTTCGCCGCGCCGCTGAAGTCGGCCTGCTTCACACCGTCGACGTACAGCGTCTGGGTGCTGCCGGAGGC includes:
- a CDS encoding LamG-like jellyroll fold domain-containing protein encodes the protein MLTTETAAATGATLPALSMPELSLPGLWDWANTSPLDTPDQQNGTARGKSHRASTAATSADGGSGRKPGKGKGELDAYKRAEDPTTTATTGKAPGTAKSFDAGTSKRDARKSTATSDYYVNADGSTTVRHHSGRTNFKAADGTWKPIDTALTTDTDGRLQQRANSLDVEFAPDAADQQLASVDFGDGRSLAYALRGSVKAEPTVAANGTVTYSGVLPGTDVQLVPLAEGLKENLVLHSKDAADSWVFPLDVKGLTPRVSADGDVEFTDADGKVTATIPHAFMEDSRIDPRSGDAAQSRAVDYELIDVDGGPALRLTADREWLDAPERVYPVTVDPTIVASNSTYTQNTIGGDHSTENQIKIGSYDSGTNKANSFLQFPSLGTTLAGQKVSAATLNVWALWSATCTAQDFSVHPVTQSWTPSGVTAYPGPAYGASIGSATPAPGASCSNSDGGTDVGVKMPVTLNTSWFTQVATGGANHGLAITASTADGLHWKKFHSDNSATAGWRPSLDLTYAPNAKPQVTAQYPPENFQANTLQPELLVYAKDADKWPQASLTYTYEVYDADSESTTPVATSGAITKGNWKIPAGKLKWSKNYLWYVGVSDGYEEVTYSSRFTTAVPQPPVTSGLAQNTDGHEFDPSDGNYTTEDTDADVEVVGPSLEIDRSYNSLDPRIDNAFGAGWSTVLDMKAAEVKDGAGAIASVVITYPGGEQVAFGRNSDGTFVPPLGRYARLAAVTGGGYALTDKDFTEYAFKQATAKAGTYAISTIKDYAGRTETFTYNASEQLTKITNETSKRSLTLAWNTATPAHVATVATDPSTPGDFNTAQTWQYTYTGDQLTKVCPPADWTKCTTYTYATGNHYRTTVLDADPFAYWRLGETSGTVAKDTVDTNQGRYNGTYRNVTLGSSSVLAGSTQKTATFNGTTSYVEMPSAPGATPSYMTVSLWFKTTTAGGVLFYYGDKPLSDTDPVANTTKNTPAVYVGTDGKLRGCLAMSPGCMTTITSSASVTDGQWHNAVLTGVANSQTLYLDGVSQGSLAGTVNDWEQPYISLGAGVNTDGWPAMNANDKLGHYTGQMAEVAIYSEPLDPSVITAQYQTAKRSAGLLNKITTPGGKTQSSVVYGTTDDLVLRATDGDGGTWKLNPATVTGSSQVYRSAVMGSAPAGYWRLDDTLGAPQAANELHTGFGTYNTVTQGVQGPFGATDVRAAQFNGTSSYAEVPFSTWHKSGERAVELWFKTTKPGVLISDQQRSVTDPAGVGGSWNPVMYVGADGKLRGHWWSVSGSGGADFGSKSTVTDNAWHHAVLSASGSTQTLYVDGVKQADFSGAAKDQTNGRTFIGAGFAKSWIQSPGDISYFTGSIAEVAVYSDPLSADEVEQHWSAYKASSGVAPVRTVTLTDPTDKTLTYVYDAEMGNRLLAAIDTNGKRTTYGYDTAGFMHTVTDANGNRSTTGHDIRGNTVSQTDCQDTAAGKCATEYYTYYPDATTAFPAMDPRNDLLLTERDARSSGPADNTYLTSYSYDAGGNLLSVSTPPVAGHPGGRTASTTYTTTATPAAEGGTAKAPAGLVDTVTTPGGRKTKNVYFANGDLADITDANGAKVTYTYDALGRKITETEISDAQPGGLTTSFTYDKNDQVATETSPAVTNRVTGAVHRAKSTTVFDADGNVTSQTVADLTGGDASRVTSMTYDAYNRVATRTDPGGDTTSFEYDVYGNKVKETDPAGNANTYTFDAEGRPLTTNLLDYTGDPHNPSAPTTLVQESRAYDPAGRLASITDAMGWVTAYTYTDDGLSASVVRKDPANGKQFTEQSNEYDMAGNLIKQVTNDGQTTSTFAVDASDRVTSSVLDPTGVNRTTKVSYDPDDNAISETETDPATGEVSTSDTTYDNLGNVTGQTVHDGTTAPVARWKLDETSGLTANDSSGGNRRITLGSAVTRSTEKGGSAVFNGTANAYGQTEASAVDTSGSFTVSAWVKLNSTASNYTAVGQDGTYHSGFYLGYVQSTNKWAVRFPTKDDASGALGDQLVYSTAAPVTGQWTQLTSVYDQSTGKISLYVNGALQGTDDRTSVWSANGRLQIGRVKYAGAYDGFWPGGIADVQVYGEALSASQVSAVNGGTLPAAGSSVRTTTWKLDQRGLPLSVTDENGNATDYGYDESAQQTTITDPAINAEQNGGAPVSVRPVSMTGYNTFGEVTETSDPLGNVTVTAYDAEGQESSTTLPDYTAPGTSTPLRSTAWNEYNKLGQVTAEVDPLGNRTTYTYTQLGDLASVTEPGGGTTKYTYDTNGDQLSATRPNGAREESTWDYLERPVTSTEIVRQPTQRAFTATNEYNAPGGELSRTVSPMGVTESYKYNGLGETTEVTDSAGNISRFTYEMDGELLTATDADGTSTRNTYDGYGQLVSTSDLDATGAVLRTMSSTYDRAGNPLTVTDYRGHTTSFTADATGLVTKAVQPVSATESITTTFGYDAAGNRTRFTDGRGNPFITTYNTWGLPESLTEPSTPAHPDPADRTFTTVYDANGQPKEQRSPGGVVITQEYDVKGRLIRQSGAGAEAATVDHIYEYDSDDRITAVAGAGDEKSTFTYDDRGLLLSTFGPSGASSFAYNGDGGMTSRTDAAGTASYAYDSAGRLKTVDDGATGSTMTYGYDRDNNVTSVDYGSGKSKRSFSYDALERVTSDKLTSLTGRVLSSVAYGWDENGNETSKTTTGVAGAAANTYTYDWANRLSSWSNGTTTEQYGYDGSGNRTRVGGDTYTYDARNRLTSDGSSTYTYTARGTMSSVTSEDGKQTSVKADAFNRVISEGDRTYTYDGLDRVLNAKDETGSALFSFQYSGAGNDVASDGVTSYSRNADGSLLGLKTAASSALVLTDLHDDVIGQFTDSAEALTGSTTYSPFGKVLETTGMLGNLGYQSGWTDPETAKVNMAARWYSPQTGQFNSRDTVGLDPLPTSVTANRYAYADDNPMTATDPTGHWPSFIDKAIKKVKKKVKKAVKSAWKKTKAAVKKVSKVVRKAAKKIKKAVKKAVRKAHRAVRKAVRYVRDSVRKVKRYVKRTYKRVKRYVHKVVKHVKKTVRKVAKAVKHVAKKVVKAAKKVGRAVKKAAKATANFVKQHASTIASVAVGIAVFAGCTAITAGAGALGCAALAGAAANGVGYLMSDGPKSVGGFLGAAAIGGVTGLLGGAAGGAAGSAVGSLLRGVSSSAVRGGAAGAANGATEGAVTGVVEYGTNCARSEEGCSVSGAAKATAIGAVMGGVFGAASGKAGCHSFASATPVVLANGSAKPISEVKVGDHVLTAEPGKKGKEVHKVTKVHVTTHDRDYVRVTVGTKDGHRALETTALHQIYNATNKTWTRAQDLRTGDQFQTADGSAAKVVNTRMYSDSKITFDLTVDGLHTYFVEAGDAALLVHNCAARKSKRTPDQYSGDNSVRYHGLDDLGRPQGIDAQITKSKLDTGTEAGSRWTPGWRGNGDLFNEARGHLLARTLGGPGKGRLSKWNLVTLTQNPSNLKQYAEFESKVYKAVDAGETVQYSVKPEYHGTNPIPVRLNISAVGNRGFSLSGSVDNPASGVRTAVP